ACGGCTCGGGACCGTTCTTGCTTCGCCTCACTCGACCAACAACCTTCCGGCGGGGTCGGCACCAACGTTGTGCCGCAGTCTCTCAGAGCCCAGTACGCCATCGACTAGTGAGTACGTCTTTGACTATTGGGCAGTTCAGGCATTCCAGCATGTCCGCCTACGGTCCTCCAAACATGCGAGGGCGAGGATTCGGAGTGATGTAAGCCCTAGATAAAACGGTCATAAAGAGCGAGCCCCGTCAAATGACGGGGCTTTTGTGAGCGCAGTGAGACCGCTTGGCAACGACGCGTGGCCGTACCACCCGATTCCTCTGCCGAAACGTTATGAACACCGGGGCCGACCGTGTCAAAGGACACAGCCGGCTCCGGGGCGTCTACGACAACTTCCGTACGGCGCGGACGATTTGTGTGCTAGCGCAGCCGTGCCATCAAAGCGTGCTCGACCAGCGTGATCAGGGCACTCTTCGCATCCGAGCGGTGGCGGGCGTCCGTCGTGATGATCGGGGTGTCCGGACCGATCTGCAGCGCCTCGCGCACCTCCTCGGGTGCGTAGGGCTGGTGCCCCTCGAAGCCGTTGAGCGCGACGACGAAGGGGAGTCCCGAGTTCTCGAAGTAGTCGACCGCGGGGAAGCAGTCGGCGAGACGGCGGGTGTCCACCAGCACGATCGCGCCGATGGCACCGCGCACCAGGTCGTCCCACATGAACCAGAACCGGTCCTGGCCCGGCGTACCGAAGAGGTACAGGATCAGGTCCTGGTCCAGGGTGATGCGTCCGAAGTCCATGGCGACCGTGGTGGTCGTCTTGCCCCCGGTGTGCGTGAGGTCGTCGATCCCCGCGCTCGCCGAGGTCATGACGGCCTCGGTGCGCAGCGGGTTGATCTCGGAGACGGCGCCCACGAACGTGGTCTTGCCGACGCCGAAGCCGCCGGCCACCACGATCTTCGCGGAGGTGGTCGCCCGGCCTCCGTCAGAGCTTGCGAAGTCCACTGAGCACCCTTTCGAGCAGTGTCACGTCCGGAGCGCCGGTGCTCTCGTCGCCGCCCGGCTGGTGGATGGCGACGAGACCCGCCTCGGCGAGGTCCGCGACGAGGATGCGGGCCACACCGAGCGGCATGGCCAGGAGCGCCGACACCTCGGCCACCGACTTCACCTCACGGCACAGGTGGCAGATGCGCTGGTGCTCGGGGAGCAGGCCCATCAGTGCCGCCGGGTCGGCCGTGGTGCTGATCAGGGCCTCTATGGCGAGCTGGTAGCGCGGCCGGGTCCGGCCGCCGGTCATCGCGTACGGACGTACCAGCGGCTGGTCGCCCTCATCCTCGTACGGCTCCGCGTACGGATCATGAGAGGCGTTGGGCGGGGTCATGAATCCTCCGGGCGGGACAGCAAGTCGGTGAGTCAAGCCGTCTGACATGGCCGTGGGGGGATTGTGGCGGCCGGACGGTGGTTTGGTGAGACAGGTGGATCCGGGGCCGGTCAGTGAAGCAGACTGCCCTGTAGTTCGGCGCGGAGATCAGGCGTGAGGACCGCCCCCGCGCGGTCGACGAGCAGGGCCATCTCGTAGCCGACCAGGCCGATGTCGCAGTCCGGGTGCGCGAGCACGGCCAGCGACGAGCCGTCCGAGACGGACATCAGGAACAGGAAACCCCGCTCCATCTCGACGACCGTCTGTGCCACGTTGCCGCCCTCGAAGATCCGGGAGGCCCCGGCCGTCAGCGAGGTGAGACCCGACGCGACGGCCGCGAGCTGGTCGGCGCGGTCGCGCGGAAAACCCTCGGACATCGCCAGAAGGAGTCCGTCGGCGGACACGACGACGGTGTGGGACACCCCGGGGGTGTTGTCCACGAAGTTGGTGATCAACCAGTTCAGGTTCTGTGCCGCCTGGCTCATCGGGCTCAACTAACGCTCCTGCTGGTGAGTGGGGCTCGGGAAGCTGCCCGTCTGGCCGGTGCCGGCCTGACGACCTTGCTGGATACCCCGACGGAGATTGGTCAGCCGGCCGCGTACGTCATCAGGCGCACGCGAGACCGCCGGACCGGATTGGTGCTGTTGCTGCTGAGCCGTGCCCGGGACGAGGTTCGCCCGGGGCACCCGGCGCGGGAGGCCGGAGGTGGTGACTCCGCCCGCGGCCGGCTGCCTGACCCGCTCGGCCTGCCGGACGAGATCGTCGTTCGGCGAGCTGCGCCAGGAGGAGTTGGCCGCGGTCCGCTGGGGAGCGGAGGCGGAGGACTGGGGAGCCGCGGGAGTCTGCGGCTGCTGCGGGGCCTGAGCCGGAGCGCTGCCCTGCTGATCCTGCTGGCCGGCCTGCTGACCGTGGAACCAGTTGGTCTCCAGGGTGTCGTACAGCGGCGTCCGTCCGTCGCCCGCGCTCGTCGCCGGAGGCAGCGCCTCGGGCTCCTGACGGGCGGGACGCTGCGGACGCGGCGGGACCGGGGGAAGCGGGGCGCCGAAGTCGGCCGGACCACGTCCGCCGTTCGTCTGCGGGCGCTCGAACTGGCCGGTGTGCTGCGGGTTCTGCTGACCCGGCAGCGCGTGCTGGCCGGTGGAGCCGCTGTCCTGGCCCGGCATCGGGAACTGGCCCGTGGAGCCGTTGTCGTACCCCTGCGGAACCGTGAACGGGCCCGTCGCCGAGGGGCTGTTCTGCCCCGCGGTGCCGAAGACGTCCGGGCGGACGAACGAACCCGTGCCGTTCTGCGGGGCGTCGTACTCGGAGCGGGCGAACTGACCGGTGTTCTGCGGGGCGTCGAAGTCCGGGCGGGCGAACTCGGAGGTGGAGCCGGGACCCTGGCGGCCGTCCGACCGGGGGATCGCGGGCATCTCCGTGGTCGCGCCCGGGCCCTGCCGGTCGTCGATCCGCGGCATACGGGACGTCTGCGCGGAGTCCTGCTCGTCATGCCCGCGCGGGGTGTCGAGCGAGGTGTGCGAGATCTGCGGCTGCGCGTTCTCGTCGCTCCAGCTGGGCGTCCGGGGCTGCTGCGGGTTGCCGCCGGGCAGCTCGGCCCGCGGACCGCCACGGCCCGGGAGCTGACGCCCACGGCGACGGCCCTGCTGCTCGTTGCCCGAGGGAGCGGACTGCTGCGGCGGTACGGGACCGCGGCCGCCACCGAAGGCGTCCTGCGGCGCGGAGGTGCCCGCGGCCTGCAGACCCTGCGGGGCACCCGGCGCCTGACCGCCGAACCCGGCGCCCGCACCGGCCGGGGAAGGCCGGCCCTGCGGAGGAGCCGAGGGGGCCTGGGGTCCGCGCGCGCCACCCGGCGCACCCGGACGACCGCCGTTGCCCGTGCCCGGCAGCGCGGCCCGCGGCCCCTGACCGGCATTGAGCCGGCCACCGGGCTGAGCGCCGGCACCGAGGGGCGCACCCGCACCGAACGCGCCGCCCTGCTGGCCGGGGCCACGACGGGCCGCGGCCACACCGGCGGACGCCTGTGCGGCGGACGGGGCGCCACCGGCACCCTGGCCGGGCTTGGGCTGCGGCTTCTTGCCGCCCTGGGCGACATCGACGGGCAGCATGACCAGCGCGGTCGTACCACCGGAGTCGGACGGGCGCAGCTGGATGCGGATGCCGTGCCGCTGCGACAGCCGGCCGACCACGAACAGACCCATGCGGCGGGAGACCGAGACGTCCACGGTGGGCGGCGAGGCGAGCCGCTCGTTGATCGCCGCGAGGTCCTCGGGGGAGAGGCCGATGCCGGTGTCGTGGATCTCGATCAGTACGCGGCCGTCGGGCAGCGCGTGACCGGTGACCTTGACCTTGGTCTGCGGTGAGGAGAAGGAGGTCGCGTTCTCGAGCAGCTCGGCGAGGAGGTGCACGAGGTCGTTGACGACGCGGCCGGCGACTTCGGTGGTCGGCACCGAGGCCAGCTCGATGCGCTCGTACTGCTCCACCTCGGAGGCGGCGGCGCGGAGCACGTCGACCAGCGGGACCGGGCGGGTCCAGCGGCGGCCGGGCTCTTCACCGGCGAGGACCAGGAGGTTCTCACCGTTACGGCGCATACGGGTCGCGAGGTGGTCCAGCTTGAACAGCGAGGACAGCTGGTCCGGGTCGGCCTCACGGGACTCGAG
Above is a window of Streptomyces sp. NBC_00490 DNA encoding:
- a CDS encoding GTP-binding protein, encoding MDFASSDGGRATTSAKIVVAGGFGVGKTTFVGAVSEINPLRTEAVMTSASAGIDDLTHTGGKTTTTVAMDFGRITLDQDLILYLFGTPGQDRFWFMWDDLVRGAIGAIVLVDTRRLADCFPAVDYFENSGLPFVVALNGFEGHQPYAPEEVREALQIGPDTPIITTDARHRSDAKSALITLVEHALMARLR
- a CDS encoding DUF742 domain-containing protein — its product is MTPPNASHDPYAEPYEDEGDQPLVRPYAMTGGRTRPRYQLAIEALISTTADPAALMGLLPEHQRICHLCREVKSVAEVSALLAMPLGVARILVADLAEAGLVAIHQPGGDESTGAPDVTLLERVLSGLRKL
- a CDS encoding roadblock/LC7 domain-containing protein codes for the protein MSQAAQNLNWLITNFVDNTPGVSHTVVVSADGLLLAMSEGFPRDRADQLAAVASGLTSLTAGASRIFEGGNVAQTVVEMERGFLFLMSVSDGSSLAVLAHPDCDIGLVGYEMALLVDRAGAVLTPDLRAELQGSLLH
- a CDS encoding nitrate- and nitrite sensing domain-containing protein, with protein sequence MQGRFKRDGSASAEPEPHGGTGPKGGSAPQHAQNQGQAATSGDGGERSGRPGAASSGPANPAAPTVKAPKGPTGPGSRIALRNWRISTRLVSLLALPVVAATSLGALRISDNMDDIQQLENMKLLTDMTKQATALADALQKERDLSAGPLAHGSSATEYTIKGLRDKTDRALEDFVDSSEEVGDEGNGLQGIRDNVVLLVGNLRGIEKIRNTAYEQKNNSTQTVEAYHRLVTQLLDLSRDMAQATSNPEMIQRTRALAAFSAAKEYSSVQRAVLAAALPANKTTFGDLSENDRLYGQSALTNEEADIKSFQVIYGKTSAVELMEPISDNNSTIQSADTYASRALNAQDGLENLDKRSYQDWVDDSSSKIDQMGKIEHTLLEEMEQKARELRNESEQEAIISGALILLVLGISLVGAFVVARSMIRSLRRLEETATKVATDRLPELVKQLSESDPQDVDTSVESVGVHSRDEIGKVAAAFDDVHREAVRLAAEQALLRGNVNAMFTNLSRRSQGLIQRQLSLISELESREADPDQLSSLFKLDHLATRMRRNGENLLVLAGEEPGRRWTRPVPLVDVLRAAASEVEQYERIELASVPTTEVAGRVVNDLVHLLAELLENATSFSSPQTKVKVTGHALPDGRVLIEIHDTGIGLSPEDLAAINERLASPPTVDVSVSRRMGLFVVGRLSQRHGIRIQLRPSDSGGTTALVMLPVDVAQGGKKPQPKPGQGAGGAPSAAQASAGVAAARRGPGQQGGAFGAGAPLGAGAQPGGRLNAGQGPRAALPGTGNGGRPGAPGGARGPQAPSAPPQGRPSPAGAGAGFGGQAPGAPQGLQAAGTSAPQDAFGGGRGPVPPQQSAPSGNEQQGRRRGRQLPGRGGPRAELPGGNPQQPRTPSWSDENAQPQISHTSLDTPRGHDEQDSAQTSRMPRIDDRQGPGATTEMPAIPRSDGRQGPGSTSEFARPDFDAPQNTGQFARSEYDAPQNGTGSFVRPDVFGTAGQNSPSATGPFTVPQGYDNGSTGQFPMPGQDSGSTGQHALPGQQNPQHTGQFERPQTNGGRGPADFGAPLPPVPPRPQRPARQEPEALPPATSAGDGRTPLYDTLETNWFHGQQAGQQDQQGSAPAQAPQQPQTPAAPQSSASAPQRTAANSSWRSSPNDDLVRQAERVRQPAAGGVTTSGLPRRVPRANLVPGTAQQQQHQSGPAVSRAPDDVRGRLTNLRRGIQQGRQAGTGQTGSFPSPTHQQER